A genomic region of Leptotrichia hofstadii contains the following coding sequences:
- a CDS encoding toxin-antitoxin system YwqK family antitoxin, translated as MLKSFKKSMIVLISCLSISILSSAAIPKISPKRASEYSAQSARALSSPYSTVANVTVSGSFATLKETGQPFTGTYAEFNEVGRVQALRSYQDGKLHGPMFLYYENGNILKATNYVNGVRDGEDVDFYGNGNSKTLRRYKNGVLNGDSYDFDEFGRLVSTMQYSNNVRHGKEIKYSNGIVTNENTYANGQLNGETKSYYSNGTLRSNGNYSRNLRHGQWTWNYENGTKKLIETYQNGLITDILGYSRNGAKEREMKLVNGNGNFTQYYDNGKIKVQGALRNYKASGNWNFYNKDGHLTDTQGFY; from the coding sequence ATGTTAAAATCATTTAAAAAATCAATGATAGTCTTAATTTCATGTTTATCCATAAGCATTTTATCTTCAGCGGCGATTCCAAAAATCTCCCCCAAAAGAGCTAGTGAATATTCAGCTCAGTCAGCACGTGCATTGTCTTCACCCTACAGCACTGTTGCAAATGTAACTGTTTCAGGCAGCTTTGCCACTCTAAAGGAAACTGGTCAGCCCTTTACAGGAACTTATGCAGAATTTAATGAAGTTGGACGAGTGCAGGCCCTAAGAAGTTATCAGGACGGAAAATTACACGGGCCTATGTTTCTATACTATGAAAATGGAAATATATTAAAAGCCACAAATTATGTAAACGGCGTAAGGGATGGCGAAGATGTAGACTTTTACGGAAATGGAAACTCGAAGACGCTAAGACGTTATAAAAATGGCGTGCTGAATGGCGACAGCTATGATTTCGATGAATTTGGAAGGCTTGTTTCTACAATGCAGTATTCAAACAACGTCAGACACGGAAAGGAAATAAAATATTCAAACGGTATTGTTACAAATGAGAACACTTACGCCAACGGACAGCTGAACGGCGAGACAAAATCCTATTATTCCAACGGAACTCTGCGTTCCAACGGAAACTATTCACGTAATCTAAGACACGGTCAATGGACATGGAACTATGAAAATGGTACAAAAAAACTGATTGAAACATATCAAAATGGTTTAATTACCGATATTCTTGGCTATTCAAGAAATGGTGCGAAAGAACGTGAAATGAAGCTCGTAAATGGAAACGGAAATTTCACGCAATATTATGACAATGGAAAAATCAAAGTTCAAGGGGCATTAAGAAACTACAAGGCTTCTGGAAACTGGAACTTCTATAACAAAGACGGACATTTGACTGATACGCAGGGATTTTATTAA
- a CDS encoding HEAT repeat domain-containing protein — protein sequence MDKYLEEIILLSKWYNKELTDDEFLEKFKSEKIRYRREVPNIAKEKLKEACTLKNGDMMMYYSHLVFCLVFSSKIDFDEIKDSIEEMITGDWHYDHENIAGAFEDIASPKTIEWVYYLALAHQFEGYEGGIAMARKCIHALGKINTPKSKEKLELLANNLNETQDLRESAKRELNRRDFTNKDFE from the coding sequence ATGGACAAATATCTTGAGGAAATTATATTACTATCAAAATGGTATAATAAAGAATTAACTGATGATGAGTTTTTAGAAAAATTTAAATCGGAAAAAATTAGGTATAGAAGAGAAGTTCCTAATATTGCAAAAGAAAAATTAAAAGAAGCTTGTACTTTGAAAAATGGAGATATGATGATGTATTACTCTCATTTAGTTTTTTGTTTAGTTTTTTCATCAAAAATAGATTTTGATGAAATTAAAGACAGTATTGAGGAAATGATAACAGGAGATTGGCACTATGACCATGAAAATATAGCAGGTGCATTTGAAGATATAGCTTCACCAAAAACAATAGAATGGGTGTATTATTTAGCATTGGCACATCAGTTTGAAGGATATGAAGGGGGAATTGCAATGGCTAGAAAATGTATTCATGCACTAGGGAAAATAAATACTCCTAAATCAAAAGAAAAATTGGAACTTTTGGCTAATAATTTAAATGAAACACAAGACTTAAGGGAATCAGCAAAAAGAGAGTTGAATAGACGTGATTTCACAAATAAGGATTTTGAGTGA
- a CDS encoding OsmC family protein has product MEKIIVKYDKNFRMKIENNRNSEIILTDRNGEMLSPSELLAASVASCAMTVLSIKLEANNQNFQNCYAEVGKTVDLTTFKVTEINIAFHLKKEYSQEVREKAEKSVEEMCVVGRSLSKDVRQNYSFIYDVEN; this is encoded by the coding sequence ATGGAAAAAATAATAGTAAAATATGACAAAAATTTTAGAATGAAAATCGAAAATAACAGAAATAGCGAGATTATTTTGACAGACCGTAATGGCGAAATGCTTTCTCCGTCAGAACTTCTCGCTGCCTCTGTAGCTTCATGTGCAATGACAGTTTTATCAATAAAATTGGAGGCTAATAACCAAAATTTTCAAAATTGCTATGCAGAAGTTGGAAAAACAGTCGATTTAACAACTTTTAAAGTTACAGAAATCAATATTGCATTTCATTTGAAAAAGGAATATAGTCAGGAAGTAAGAGAAAAAGCTGAAAAATCAGTAGAAGAAATGTGTGTAGTTGGCAGAAGTTTAAGTAAAGATGTGAGACAGAATTATTCTTTTATTTATGATGTTGAAAATTAA
- a CDS encoding type II toxin-antitoxin system HicA family toxin, translated as MSRTKPYRSIVKVLKKNGWVLDHTTGSHEIYIKDGKICPVKCTKKDILSGTLTNIERITGLKF; from the coding sequence ATGTCAAGAACTAAACCTTACAGAAGTATTGTTAAAGTTTTAAAAAAGAATGGATGGGTACTTGATCATACAACTGGTTCACATGAAATTTATATAAAAGATGGTAAAATATGTCCTGTAAAATGTACAAAAAAAGATATACTATCTGGAACTTTAACAAATATAGAACGTATTACAGGGCTTAAATTCTAG
- the rlmN gene encoding 23S rRNA (adenine(2503)-C(2))-methyltransferase RlmN, whose amino-acid sequence MEINNNEMTNINIVEKIDILGMDLDSLQKKFVEIGLKKFNASQVFDWLHNKLVFDFDEFSNISKKDREILKEKFYVAKLEFKTHQVSEDGDTEKFLFELKDRRLIESVLISHKNRHTLCVSSQIGCLIGCDFCATATMTYERNLSISEILLQYYYVQKHLLQRGEKLGNVVYMGMGEPFLNYDAVLGSINMLNSPKGQNFSKRNFTISTSGIVNGIKRFTENENQINLAISLHSVKDDVRSEIMPINKRWGVKQLKESLLEYQKQTKNRITFEYILIDDLNCEPEDARELAGFLNSFSCLVNLIPYNPVGGKPYKTPSKQKQREFYKLLKDKNVNVTLRETKGQDIAAACGQLKAKKQMDSVHNI is encoded by the coding sequence ATGGAGATAAATAATAATGAAATGACAAATATAAATATAGTTGAGAAAATTGATATTTTGGGGATGGATTTAGATAGTTTGCAGAAGAAATTTGTTGAGATTGGTCTTAAAAAGTTTAATGCGAGCCAAGTTTTTGACTGGCTGCATAATAAACTGGTATTTGACTTCGATGAATTTTCTAATATTTCTAAGAAAGATAGGGAAATCTTGAAAGAAAAATTTTATGTGGCAAAACTGGAGTTTAAGACACATCAAGTTTCGGAAGATGGGGATACTGAGAAATTTTTGTTTGAACTGAAGGATAGAAGGCTGATTGAAAGTGTGCTTATTTCTCATAAAAATCGGCATACACTTTGTGTATCTTCACAAATTGGATGTCTTATTGGATGTGATTTCTGTGCCACAGCTACAATGACTTATGAAAGAAACTTGTCAATTTCTGAGATTTTACTGCAATACTATTATGTTCAGAAACATCTGCTGCAACGTGGAGAAAAACTTGGAAATGTAGTTTATATGGGAATGGGAGAGCCTTTTTTAAATTATGATGCTGTTCTTGGTTCAATTAATATGTTAAATTCTCCAAAAGGGCAAAATTTTTCAAAAAGGAATTTTACAATTTCTACAAGCGGAATTGTGAATGGAATAAAAAGATTTACAGAAAATGAAAATCAGATAAATTTGGCAATTTCACTGCATTCGGTAAAGGATGATGTGAGAAGTGAGATTATGCCAATAAACAAAAGATGGGGAGTAAAACAGTTAAAAGAATCTCTTCTGGAGTATCAGAAACAAACTAAAAATCGTATTACATTTGAATATATCTTGATTGATGATTTGAACTGTGAGCCTGAAGATGCAAGGGAACTGGCTGGGTTCTTAAATTCATTTTCGTGTCTAGTAAACTTGATTCCTTATAATCCTGTTGGTGGAAAGCCTTATAAAACACCATCAAAACAAAAACAAAGGGAATTTTATAAATTATTGAAAGATAAAAATGTTAATGTAACGTTGCGGGAAACTAAAGGGCAGGACATTGCAGCGGCCTGTGGACAGTTGAAGGCAAAAAAACAAATGGATTCTGTACATAATATTTAA
- the ligA gene encoding NAD-dependent DNA ligase LigA, translated as MNLFNQEKNNENENIDNEKNTSFSDVQEKYTKLRNEIEYHNNLYYNEDKPLISDMEYDALMRELKQLEQEYPELLKNEENGESSPTEKIGGTASEKFSKVRHRVPMLSLSNTYNISEIEDFDKRIKKIILSENVKDHSQELEYILELKLDGLSISLIYENGVLVQAVTRGDGQVGEDVTENIMEITTIPKKLKENISLEVRGEIIFPISSFNRINQEREDDGEDVFANPRNAASGTIRQLDKTIVAERGLDCYLYYLVNAENYGINTHLESIEYIEKLGFKTTKIFEKYTDFKELEKSIDKWHNNRKKLDYETDGLVIKVNNFALYETLGYTTKSPRWAIAYKFPAEQVKTKLMDVTFQVGRTGVITPVAELEAVNLSGSVVKRASLHNFDEIRRKDIKIGDNVIVEKAAEIIPQVVNVVFDDRTGQEIEIQEPANCPVCNSELAHEEGLVALKCHNPLCPEKVKRQIAYFVSRDAMNISGLGDKIVEKFIEFGKIKTIVDIYSLEKYREELENLEKMGQKSVDNLINSIESSKNRDFSKVLYALGIPFVGKFNANLLTKTFKNIENLKNQSIENLLAVKGIGDKVAVAVNTFLNDEDNWKIITDLKNIGLQFAVDETNSEEIADNPIKDKNFLATGKLQKYKRNDIKDIILSKGGNYLSAVSKNLDFLIAGEKAGSKLEKAEKLGVRVLTEDEFEKEFLEI; from the coding sequence GTGAATTTATTTAATCAAGAAAAAAATAACGAAAATGAAAATATAGATAATGAAAAAAACACCAGTTTTTCTGATGTTCAAGAAAAATATACAAAATTGAGAAATGAAATCGAATATCATAATAATCTTTATTATAATGAGGATAAGCCTCTTATTTCGGATATGGAATACGACGCTTTAATGCGTGAATTAAAACAGCTTGAGCAGGAATATCCAGAATTGCTAAAAAATGAGGAAAATGGGGAAAGTTCCCCTACTGAAAAGATTGGGGGTACTGCGAGTGAAAAATTTTCAAAAGTACGACATCGGGTGCCTATGCTTAGTCTGTCGAATACTTATAATATTTCTGAAATTGAGGATTTTGACAAAAGAATCAAAAAAATTATTTTATCTGAAAATGTTAAGGATCATTCACAGGAACTAGAGTATATTCTGGAACTGAAACTGGATGGGCTTAGTATAAGCCTAATTTATGAAAATGGAGTGCTTGTTCAGGCTGTAACACGGGGAGATGGGCAAGTTGGAGAAGATGTGACTGAAAATATTATGGAAATTACAACTATTCCTAAAAAATTGAAGGAGAATATTTCGTTGGAAGTTCGTGGAGAAATTATCTTTCCAATTTCAAGCTTTAACCGAATAAATCAAGAACGGGAAGATGATGGAGAAGATGTTTTCGCAAATCCTAGAAATGCAGCTTCAGGGACAATAAGACAGCTGGATAAGACAATTGTTGCAGAACGTGGGCTTGACTGTTATCTCTATTATCTTGTAAATGCTGAAAATTACGGGATAAATACTCATTTGGAAAGCATTGAATATATTGAAAAACTTGGATTTAAAACAACAAAAATATTTGAAAAATATACTGATTTTAAAGAATTGGAAAAATCTATCGACAAATGGCATAACAACAGGAAAAAACTTGATTATGAAACAGATGGGCTTGTTATAAAAGTAAATAATTTTGCACTTTACGAAACACTTGGCTACACAACTAAAAGCCCACGATGGGCAATTGCCTACAAATTTCCTGCTGAGCAGGTAAAGACTAAATTAATGGACGTAACTTTTCAAGTTGGAAGAACTGGTGTAATTACTCCTGTTGCTGAACTTGAAGCCGTGAATTTATCAGGTTCTGTTGTGAAAAGAGCAAGTTTACATAACTTTGATGAAATTCGCAGAAAAGATATAAAAATTGGCGATAATGTTATTGTAGAAAAGGCGGCAGAAATTATTCCGCAAGTTGTAAATGTTGTGTTTGACGATAGGACTGGACAAGAAATTGAAATTCAGGAGCCAGCAAATTGTCCTGTCTGCAATAGCGAGCTTGCACACGAAGAAGGACTTGTCGCCTTAAAATGCCACAATCCACTTTGCCCCGAAAAAGTTAAACGCCAAATTGCCTATTTCGTTTCTCGTGATGCAATGAATATTTCTGGACTTGGTGACAAAATTGTCGAAAAATTTATTGAATTTGGAAAAATAAAAACAATAGTCGATATTTATTCGTTGGAAAAATACCGTGAAGAATTGGAAAATCTGGAAAAAATGGGACAAAAAAGTGTAGATAACTTAATAAATAGCATTGAGTCCAGTAAAAATCGTGATTTTTCAAAAGTTCTCTACGCACTTGGAATTCCTTTTGTTGGAAAATTCAATGCGAACCTTTTAACAAAAACTTTTAAAAATATTGAAAATCTGAAAAATCAGTCAATCGAAAATTTACTGGCTGTAAAAGGTATTGGCGATAAAGTGGCAGTTGCTGTAAATACTTTCTTAAATGATGAGGATAACTGGAAAATTATCACAGATTTAAAAAATATTGGATTGCAATTTGCTGTTGATGAAACTAATTCAGAAGAAATAGCAGATAATCCAATAAAAGACAAAAACTTCCTTGCAACTGGAAAACTGCAAAAATACAAACGAAACGACATAAAAGATATTATCCTGTCCAAAGGCGGAAATTATCTGTCAGCAGTCTCAAAAAATCTGGATTTTCTAATCGCTGGAGAAAAGGCTGGAAGTAAACTGGAAAAAGCTGAAAAATTGGGCGTTCGGGTGCTTACGGAAGATGAATTTGAGAAGGAGTTTTTGGAAATTTAG
- a CDS encoding HEAT repeat domain-containing protein, producing the protein MEAKNNKLLNIMIELMKSKNKNEIKNKFNINDKEKVKIIKKGLEEAYDEKDEDKLYYVCSAIWEFNLHTEAEEWIDILCKLSKENWHNEHEDFASYFQEMRLPRTIDCIYELAISNFEKYRWDDNFALVRKCCFALGDINTPKAKEKLELLLQSDEEMIREHAVEQLKRCDFTNKDVE; encoded by the coding sequence ATGGAAGCAAAAAATAATAAACTTTTAAATATAATGATTGAGTTAATGAAAAGTAAAAATAAAAATGAGATAAAAAATAAATTCAATATTAACGATAAAGAAAAAGTAAAAATTATTAAAAAAGGGCTAGAAGAGGCTTATGATGAAAAAGACGAAGATAAGCTTTATTATGTATGTTCAGCAATATGGGAATTTAATTTACATACTGAAGCTGAAGAATGGATAGATATTTTATGCAAATTATCAAAAGAAAATTGGCATAACGAACATGAGGATTTTGCAAGTTATTTTCAAGAAATGAGGTTACCAAGAACAATAGACTGCATATATGAACTAGCAATTTCAAATTTTGAAAAATACCGTTGGGATGATAATTTTGCATTAGTGAGAAAATGCTGTTTTGCTTTGGGGGATATTAATACTCCTAAGGCGAAAGAAAAATTGGAATTATTATTACAAAGTGATGAAGAAATGATAAGAGAACATGCAGTGGAGCAGTTGAAGAGATGTGATTTTACAAATAAGGATGTTGAATGA
- a CDS encoding FAD-dependent oxidoreductase: MKVVVIGCTHAGTAAILNLRKTNPDAEITVFERNDNISFLSCGIALYVGGVVKDPQGLFYCSPEKLRELNVDTRMRHEVKNVDIEGKKIRVVNLETGIEFNETFDKLIITSGSWPIIPPIEGIDLNNILLCKNYNHSNEIIERAKYSQKVVVVGAGYIGVELVEAFRDNGKEVVLVDAEERILSKYFDKEFTDVAEESFKHRGIVIATGEKVVKFEGSNGNVTKVVTDKNEYEADMVIMCVGFLPSTSLFKGQLEMLPNGAIKVDEYMRTSNKDVMAAGDCCSVFYNPLQKERYIPLATNAVRMGTLAGINLLENKVRHLGTQGTSGIKIYENNMAATGLTEDSAKEEGIEVESVIAVDNYRPEFMPTYEKVTLKVVFEKNSRRILGAQLTSKIDLTQSINTLSVCIQNKMTVEELAFVDFFFQPHYNKPWNFLNLTGLNALK; this comes from the coding sequence ATGAAAGTAGTTGTAATTGGATGTACACACGCTGGTACGGCGGCAATCTTAAATTTGAGAAAGACAAATCCTGATGCGGAGATAACGGTATTTGAAAGAAATGACAATATTTCATTCTTGTCTTGTGGGATTGCTTTGTATGTAGGAGGAGTAGTAAAAGATCCTCAAGGGCTGTTTTACTGTTCACCTGAAAAATTAAGAGAATTAAACGTTGACACTAGAATGAGACATGAAGTAAAGAATGTTGATATTGAAGGTAAAAAAATAAGAGTTGTGAATTTGGAAACTGGAATTGAATTTAATGAAACTTTTGACAAATTAATCATTACATCTGGTTCCTGGCCTATTATTCCACCAATTGAAGGAATTGACTTGAATAATATTTTGCTTTGTAAAAATTACAATCATTCAAATGAAATTATTGAAAGAGCAAAATATTCACAAAAAGTTGTTGTTGTTGGAGCAGGATACATTGGAGTGGAACTTGTTGAAGCATTTAGAGATAATGGGAAAGAAGTTGTCCTAGTTGATGCAGAAGAAAGAATTTTGAGCAAATATTTTGACAAGGAATTTACAGATGTTGCTGAAGAATCGTTTAAACATAGAGGAATTGTAATTGCAACTGGAGAAAAAGTTGTTAAATTTGAAGGAAGCAATGGAAATGTAACAAAAGTAGTTACTGACAAAAATGAATATGAAGCTGACATGGTAATCATGTGTGTTGGATTCCTGCCAAGCACTTCATTGTTTAAAGGACAGCTTGAAATGCTTCCAAATGGAGCGATTAAAGTTGACGAATATATGAGAACAAGCAATAAAGACGTTATGGCTGCAGGAGACTGCTGTTCAGTATTCTACAATCCATTGCAAAAGGAAAGATATATTCCACTTGCAACAAATGCTGTAAGAATGGGAACATTGGCAGGTATAAACTTGCTTGAAAATAAGGTTAGACATCTTGGGACACAAGGTACTTCAGGAATTAAAATTTATGAAAACAATATGGCTGCAACTGGATTAACAGAGGACAGTGCAAAAGAAGAAGGAATAGAAGTGGAAAGCGTAATTGCAGTTGACAACTATCGTCCTGAATTTATGCCGACTTATGAAAAAGTAACCTTAAAAGTGGTATTTGAAAAAAATAGCAGAAGAATTTTAGGAGCACAGTTAACTTCTAAAATTGACTTAACACAATCAATCAACACATTGTCAGTATGTATTCAAAATAAAATGACTGTAGAAGAATTGGCATTTGTAGACTTCTTCTTCCAGCCTCATTATAACAAGCCTTGGAACTTCTTAAATTTAACAGGATTAAACGCTTTAAAATAG
- a CDS encoding DUF4291 domain-containing protein: MKGLVMKKDEERNIYAVFDDKTIRVYQAYNNEIADEALKLGKFGSKFSLNRMTWIKPSFLWMMYRSGWASKQGQERILAIDLKREGFDEIVKNAVLSSFREVSDLSKEEWKNKLDKSEVRCQWDPDRDIYGNPIGRRAIQLGIKGETVKKYVNDWIVNITDITEEVIEMREKIENRSFLDSDLPIEEKYV, translated from the coding sequence ATGAAAGGATTGGTTATGAAAAAAGACGAAGAAAGAAATATTTATGCAGTATTTGATGACAAGACAATAAGAGTTTATCAGGCATACAATAATGAAATAGCAGATGAAGCTTTAAAGTTAGGAAAATTTGGAAGTAAGTTCAGTTTAAACAGAATGACTTGGATAAAACCATCGTTTCTCTGGATGATGTACAGAAGTGGCTGGGCTAGTAAGCAAGGACAAGAAAGAATACTGGCAATTGACCTGAAAAGGGAAGGATTTGATGAAATAGTGAAAAATGCTGTACTTTCATCTTTTAGGGAAGTTTCTGATTTATCTAAGGAAGAGTGGAAAAATAAATTAGATAAGTCAGAAGTAAGATGTCAGTGGGATCCTGATAGGGATATTTACGGTAATCCAATAGGAAGAAGAGCAATACAGTTAGGTATAAAGGGAGAAACGGTGAAAAAATATGTAAATGACTGGATTGTAAATATAACTGATATTACAGAGGAAGTTATAGAAATGAGAGAGAAGATTGAGAATAGGAGTTTTTTGGATAGTGATCTTCCAATAGAAGAAAAATATGTTTGA
- a CDS encoding transglycosylase domain-containing protein gives MKKNKKKEKVAKPRKKFSLFSFFFKVFVFLFVIGAGAGAYLVYTVSKETPVDLIDGYAPVSPSVIYDINGNQIDTIMVQNRAPIGIGEIPLHVQNAFLAIEDRKFRTHHGFDFIRTARAAFLTITGRRREGGSTLTQQLAKNAFLSPEQTLTRKIKEAILAIEIERKYTKDEILENYLNTIYFGQGAYGIKNAAIKYFNKQPKQLSIAQAAILASLPKSPTKYSKIENALERQKIVLHQMRNFGFITEEEYNEAVKEKITFVNGNIKSRNEEEQISTSNVAPEFTTVVLSEVRKILKIPEEDQKFLFDGYKIYATVDLDLQRAAYSAFNNNYNLKSRASLNGALLSIDPSNGFVKAMVGGKNYKKGNFNRALSSLRQPGSSYKPVVYLAALQKNMAMNTVMEDSPVKIGNWSPKNYDGVFRDSMTLAKALEISNNIIPVKLLQRIGINSAEKVWRDAGVVGGDFPKNYTLALGSISTRPIDMAMFYAALANGGYQVQPQYIYKIENKYGEVVYEAKPKMKKVYDSKDVAILTYMLENAVNYGTGQSAKVFKDGQLIPMAGKTGTTSDYVSAWFTGYTPTLATVVYVGNDDNKSMGPGMTGGAAAAPIWKTYMQTVVDLPNYNVGVFEFIDDYITRKDLTTRDIDLQIGLLDRDGVNKRTALFKAGTEPVESEGKFRNGITF, from the coding sequence ATGAAAAAGAATAAGAAAAAAGAGAAAGTGGCAAAACCTAGAAAAAAATTTAGTTTATTTTCATTTTTTTTCAAAGTTTTTGTGTTTTTGTTTGTAATCGGAGCTGGAGCTGGAGCTTATCTGGTTTATACAGTAAGCAAGGAAACACCTGTTGATTTGATTGATGGGTATGCACCTGTATCGCCTTCGGTAATTTATGACATTAATGGAAATCAGATAGATACGATAATGGTTCAAAATAGAGCGCCGATTGGAATTGGGGAAATCCCTTTGCATGTACAAAATGCGTTTTTGGCAATTGAGGATAGGAAGTTTAGGACGCACCATGGATTTGACTTTATAAGAACAGCAAGAGCGGCGTTTTTAACAATCACGGGAAGACGGCGTGAAGGTGGAAGTACACTTACTCAGCAGCTTGCAAAAAATGCGTTTTTATCGCCGGAACAAACGTTGACAAGAAAAATTAAGGAAGCGATTTTAGCAATAGAAATCGAGAGAAAATATACAAAAGACGAAATTCTGGAAAATTACTTGAATACAATTTATTTTGGGCAAGGAGCTTACGGAATAAAAAATGCGGCAATAAAATATTTTAATAAACAGCCAAAACAGCTTTCTATTGCACAAGCGGCAATTTTAGCAAGCCTTCCAAAATCTCCAACAAAATATTCAAAAATAGAAAATGCACTGGAAAGACAGAAAATTGTGCTTCATCAGATGAGAAACTTTGGATTTATAACAGAGGAAGAGTACAATGAGGCCGTTAAAGAAAAAATTACATTTGTAAATGGAAATATTAAAAGCCGTAATGAAGAGGAACAGATTTCAACTTCAAATGTGGCACCTGAATTTACAACAGTCGTATTGAGCGAAGTAAGAAAAATATTAAAAATACCTGAAGAAGATCAAAAATTCTTATTTGACGGTTATAAAATTTATGCGACAGTTGATTTAGATTTACAAAGGGCGGCTTATTCAGCATTTAATAATAATTATAACTTGAAGAGCCGAGCGAGCTTAAATGGTGCATTGCTTTCTATTGACCCAAGTAACGGGTTTGTAAAAGCAATGGTTGGAGGAAAAAATTATAAAAAAGGTAACTTTAATCGTGCATTAAGTTCATTAAGACAGCCAGGTTCATCTTACAAGCCAGTAGTTTACCTTGCGGCACTGCAAAAAAACATGGCAATGAATACTGTTATGGAAGATTCGCCAGTAAAAATTGGAAACTGGAGTCCAAAGAATTATGACGGAGTATTCAGAGACAGCATGACACTTGCCAAAGCATTGGAAATTTCCAACAATATAATACCAGTAAAACTGTTGCAGCGTATTGGAATCAATTCGGCTGAAAAAGTATGGCGTGATGCAGGAGTTGTAGGAGGAGATTTTCCTAAAAACTATACATTGGCACTTGGTTCAATTTCCACAAGACCAATAGATATGGCAATGTTTTATGCGGCACTTGCAAACGGAGGTTATCAAGTTCAGCCTCAATATATTTACAAAATCGAAAATAAATATGGTGAAGTTGTTTATGAAGCAAAACCAAAAATGAAAAAAGTTTATGATTCAAAAGATGTCGCAATATTAACTTACATGCTTGAAAATGCTGTAAATTATGGAACTGGACAATCTGCAAAAGTATTTAAGGACGGACAGCTTATTCCGATGGCTGGAAAAACAGGAACAACTTCTGATTATGTTTCAGCATGGTTCACAGGCTATACTCCAACTCTTGCGACTGTAGTATACGTTGGAAACGATGATAACAAGTCAATGGGGCCTGGAATGACGGGAGGAGCCGCCGCGGCACCAATTTGGAAAACTTATATGCAGACGGTAGTTGACTTGCCAAATTACAATGTTGGAGTGTTTGAATTTATAGATGACTATATTACAAGAAAAGATTTGACAACAAGAGATATTGATTTACAAATCGGACTTCTTGACAGAGATGGTGTGAATAAACGGACAGCGTTGTTTAAGGCTGGAACAGAGCCGGTTGAGTCGGAAGGTAAGTTTAGGAATGGGATTACTTTCTAA
- a CDS encoding type II toxin-antitoxin system HicB family antitoxin: protein MKNRLLYPCVVKEEDGIFYANFVNFEGCFTDGETLEEVVRNAKDVLSGMLFTMAKNNIPFPKSENSEIKLENGEFLIYVDVWISPILEKARNQAVKKTLTIPKWLNDEAEKQSLNFSNILQTALKEALGI, encoded by the coding sequence ATGAAAAATAGATTGTTATATCCGTGTGTTGTAAAAGAAGAAGACGGTATTTTTTATGCAAATTTTGTAAATTTTGAAGGATGTTTTACTGATGGAGAGACACTTGAGGAAGTTGTAAGAAATGCAAAAGATGTTTTATCGGGAATGCTTTTTACAATGGCAAAAAATAATATTCCGTTTCCAAAATCTGAAAATAGTGAGATAAAACTGGAAAATGGAGAATTTTTGATATATGTTGATGTCTGGATTTCTCCAATTTTAGAAAAAGCACGAAATCAGGCTGTGAAAAAGACATTGACAATTCCAAAATGGTTAAATGATGAGGCTGAAAAGCAGTCATTAAACTTTTCTAATATATTACAAACAGCATTAAAAGAGGCTTTGGGAATATAA